In Chroicocephalus ridibundus chromosome 4, bChrRid1.1, whole genome shotgun sequence, one genomic interval encodes:
- the CD44 gene encoding CD44 antigen isoform X8 — MVSIESSIVLTAVDSQHKALLEISTQDHWNPAYTDEEEQYPSSAGRALVTSENGDRQGPTQHPLLHSDHYGWISQEHNPATTTGSTEQREFTVAGENDIEKESSHTATASSHGAKQNDSAQDPLVYPGWDKGEDYATQPAVTDRIIPSRENNHQKESSTTAVASSGRDHHEDPTQPSLPSDNEPGQGTEGITHSRDAPGDEVLTRTTASTNKAGDDSPLTSTSKNNGSYTFLMPESVDDVNREKATKEPLAPATPSGSESEQGNTTDSSHVSWIPGVFPGIEDRLNQLQTSLPTRSTSSIYGNQGPHKGHYESTTFPGETTTTKIVSQQRSAQVPEWLIIVAALVALALILAVCIAVNSRRRCGQKKKLVINNGKGAVEDRKTSGLNGDASKSQEMVHLVHKEPSTDPTGACDEFLTVNETQNHQELDMKSGV; from the exons ATGGTCAGCATTGAATCCTCCATTGTCCTAACAGCTGTGGATTCACAACACAAAGCACTTCTGGAAATCTCCACACAAGATCATTGGAACCCTGCCTATACAGACGAAGAGGAGCAGTATCCTAGCTCTGCGGGCAGGG CACTGGTTACAAGTGAAAACGGAGACCGTCAAGGACCAACCCAACATCCACTATTGCACAGTGATCATTATGGATGGATCAGTCAAGAACATAATCCTGCAACTACCACTGGGAGTACTGAACAACGTGAATTTACTGTTGCAGGTGAAAATGATATTGAAAAGGAATCTTCTCATACAG CTACGGCCTCCAGCCATGGGGCCAAACAGAACGACTCAGCGCAAGACCCATTGGTGTATCCAGGTTGGGACAAGGGAGAGGACTATGCCACACAACCTGCTGTAACGGATAGAATTATTCCTTCCAGAGAGAATAATCATCAAAAAGAGTCTTCCACTACAG CTGTTGCCTCTTCTGGACGTGACCACCATGAAGACCCGACTCAGCCATCTCTGCCTTCAGATAATGAACCGGGACAGGGCACTGAAGGCATCACACATTCCAGAGATGCCCCTGGGGATGAGGTCCTCACCAGGACCACAGCTAGTACAAACAAAGCTGGTGATGACTCTCCTCTGACGAGTACCAGTAAGAATAACGGATCATACACATTTCTCATGCCTG AGTCCGTGGATGATGTTAACCGAGAGAAAGCAACCAAGGAACCACTGGCACCTGCCACTCCATCTGGAAGTGAAAGTGAACAAGGAAACACCACAGATAGTTCCCATGTCAGTTGGATACCTGGAGTTTTCCCAGGCATTGAAGATCGTCTTAACCAATTGCAGACCTCTCTTCCTACTA GATCTACCTCCAGTATATATGGTAATCAAGGACCACACAAGGGACATTATGAATCCACTACTTTCCCCGGAGAGACCACCACAACAAAAATAGTTTCACAACAAAGGTCAGCCCAGGTACCAG AATGGCTGATCATAGTTGCTGCTCTTGTGGCACTTGCGTTGATTCTTGCAGTGTGCATTGCTGTTAACAGTCGGAGAAG atGTGGGCAGAAGAAAAAGCTCGTGATTAACAATGGTAAAGGGGCAGTGGAGGACAGGAAGACGAGTGGATTAAATGGAGATGCCAGCAAATCACAAGAAATGGTGCACTTGGTTCATAAAGAACCATCAACTGACCCAACAGGAGCATGTGATGAATTCCTGACCGTTAACGAAACACAAAATCATCAGGAGCTTGACATGAAGAGTGGAGTGTAA